The Bacteroidales bacterium genomic sequence TACTGTAATTCTTCTGGGCATATTGTTCCATGAATACATCATATCTTGTTCAACTCTACCCATTTGGAATGCTCCACCTTCTATAAAAACTAAACCCGGCCCTGTATTTTGTTCATTAAAAGAAGATACTTCAAAACCTCCGTTGTCTGCAGAGTTATACATCCATCCTGTTGAAGATGAATGTGTCCCTAAATTTACGGAAGTAGTTGAACCGCCGCTTCCGCATGAATTTAAAACAAAAGCTAAAGCAACAAAAGCTGCAATCGGAAATAATAATTTCATTTTCATCTGTCTTTTTTTTATTTTTTTCAATTAGTAAATGCTCGCCTGTCTTATCAGAAAAGGAGAACTTACATAAATAATTTCCGCTAAATTTGTTTTATAAATTAAAAATTATTTATGTTAATTTTATTTAAAAACCTGTTTTAATTTTTCAATTCACAAATATAACTAAAAATCTGAACAATATATTGTGTTCTTGAATTTTCTTTTTTCAGAACATTTAAACTTATATTTCAGACTAATTTGATTAAAACTGATTGGTATTGTTATAAATCTGGTAAAATTAATTTCGTAAATATATGATATTCTGACATTTCTGTAATTCAGCCCTAATGATATAATTGATCCTAAAGTGTTGAATTTTATATTATGTTTTAAATAAAACCTTGTTGAAAAAATGTTATTAATTATATGTACAGCATATATTATTTGATGAAAATTATTTTGAAAGTTGTATATAACTTCCGGTATCACAAAAATATACGATTTATACTGTTCTTTTTTAATAGAAAAAATCTTGCCAAAATTAAAATTAATTGCCGGATTGAGTAAATTATTTTTATCTTTTAAAAATAATTTGTCTATATGTTGAACTGATAATCCTGTTCTGTATTTATTAGATAAGAATGATGTTCCTACAGAAAAATCGTATGTTTTTACATCACGGAATCCGGATTCTGATGATACCTGATTTATAAGTCCTGAAATCGGATCAATTTGATCATTGAAAATTAACTTATCTGTGTTTATATTCTGCTGAAAATATGAAGCTTGAATAGCTGTATTAATTAGCTTTCGTTCATTAATATTTATTTTATATGAATAAATACCTGAAACAGAAAGATTGTTAATTGAGCCTTTTCCCTGTCGGTTGTTATATAATAAGAACGCAAAACCGCTGTTGTGTCCGGATAGATTCTGATTATATGAAAATGAAAAAAGATTATTAAAAAGATTCATTTTGTAATTCAAATCAATTTCAGGGCATTTACTTAAGCCGGAATATGAAGGGTTTAATAAAATTTTTTCGGAATAAGGATCAGAGAAACTAAAATCTTGTGAAATTGCATTATGATTATTTAAAAAAAACATACTCAAAAATATAAAAATTCGTTTAACAGAATAAATTAGTTTTAATTTTGTTAAATATATATTATTGAATATAAACATTAATAAAAATGATTAAAATTTCTGCAAAAGTTTTGTTGATCAGCTGTTTCTTATTTTTTTATAAAGTTGAAAAAATATCTTCGCAAACATTCTCAAAAAAAATCAATTGGCAAAATAAAAGATTTGTTTCTGATTCAATAACGGGATATTATGTATTAGATTTTGAAAAAGCAGCAATGTTTTCTGATAATAAATTACCATATTTTGCTGAAAATATTAATATAAGAAAGTTTTATGACCAAAACTTTGATTATAAAGTAAAACTTGAAAATCCTGAATATATTGTATTTAAAAATGATGAATTATCAGGTGTGTTAGGACTTGAAAATATTAAAGAATCAATAATCATTGAATCTGAAGTTCATTTAGCAAGAGGAGTTCCGTATTTACAATATAAACTTATTCCTGCTAAAAGAAATAAAACTACCGGAAAGATTGAAAAACTCACCGGTTTTAAAATAAAGATTATAAAAACTCCAAGAAAAAAATCCGGTAAGCAAAAGTTATATGCGGAAAATTCCGTTTTACAAAGCGGAACATGGGTGAAAATAAGAATAAGTAAAACGGGTTTATATAAACTGACATTTGAAGAATTACAGAATATGGGAGTTGCAAACCCGGAAAATGTACGTGTATTCGGTAATGATGCCGGATGGTTACCGATGATTGCCGGAGAGGAAAGACCTGATGATCTTATTGAAAATGATATATTATTTTCGAGCAATTCAATTATTTTCTTTGCCTATGGTCCTGATAAATATAATTATAATGAAAATAAAGGTATTTTCGAGCCTCGGCATCACTATTATTCAAAGTATGCATATTATTTCTTAACATCAGAATATAACAGCGGATATGATAATTCCGTAAAAACTATTAATTCAACAACACAAGCGGAAACTCACAGTGTAAATACATATGATGCTTTTGCAGTTCATGATAATGACGTATTGAATATTGCTCAAACAGGCAGAATATGGTATGGTGAGTCTTTTGATATTAATAATAATCAAAATTTTGATTTCTCTTTTCCGAATTTAATTAATAGTAATACCGCACATATAAATATAAATGTTGCCTCAACTTCTTTAAGTTCATATTTTACAGTAAGTGTGAACGGCGAATCTCAAAATATTACATTTTCCGGAAATTATGATAATCACATTACTGCTTTTAGGTCATCAAAGAGTTTTGATTTTAATACAGGTACTTCAGATAATATTTCAGTTAATCTGAATTTTAACAGTAGTTCACCGGCAGTTCGATCATGGTTGGATAATATATATATTAATGCAAAATGTAATCTTCGTTTTACAAGCGGACAAATGTTATTTCGTAATGCAGAAACTTTGGGTGAGACTAATATTACGAAATACACTTTAAGTAATGCAGGAAGTTCAGTAATAATTTGGGATATTACTGATCCTGTAAAACCAAAAAGAGTAAATTCAAATATTACAGGAACTAATCAAACATTTATATTCTCAAGTTCAGAATTAAAAGAATTTACAGCATTCGATAATACATCTTTTTTAAAACCTGATCTTGAAAATGTTGAACAAGTTTCAAATCAGAATTTACACGCTACGCCGGGGAGTACTGATATGATAATTGTTACAAATCCGGATTTTACGGCTCAAGCAAATGAATTAAAAAATTTGCATGAAACCATGGATAATATGAATATAAAGGTTGTTACACAACAACAGGTTTATAACGAGTTTTCATGCGGTGCTGACGATTTTTCGGCAATACGAGATTATGCAAGAATGGTATATCATAAAGCAAGTTCGCAAGATACCTTAAGATATTTATTGCTTTTTGGCGACGGTTCATATGATAACAGAACCGGCATAGGTGAAAACGGTAACTATATGATAACTTATCAACGCAAATACTCCGAGGGACTGACTGTTAAAGGTGTATCAGATGATTTTTTCGGAATGTTGGATGATGATGAAGGCGATTTCGAAGACAGCCTTGACGGTATGTTGGATATTGGTGTAGGACGAATACCGGTGAGTACAGTTCAACAAGCTTCAGAGCATATTGCAAAAATTAAAAATTATATGAGTCCCTCTACTTACGGAGATTGGAGAAACCAATTATGTTTTATAGCTGATGATTTAGGTGAAAACGATTCTGTTCATATGACACAAACTGAAGATATAATTGATACTATTAGTAAGTATTATCCCGGTTTGTGTTTTAATATTGAAAAAATATATCTTGATGCTTATACACAATATACTGAATCGGGTGGTGAACGATATCCGGATGCTAATAATGCCATAAATAACAGAGTGCAAAAAGGAGCTTTATTATTAAACTATATCGGGCATGGAGGTGAACATGGTTTAGCGCACGAAAGAGTTGTTTCAATAAGTGAAATTGAAAGTTGGAAAAACTTTGATAAGTTGCCGATATTTGTAACAGCAACTTGTGAGTTTACCAGATTTGACGATTATGAGTTTACATCTGCAGGAGAACGAGTTTTTTTAAATCCCGATGGCGGTGCTATAGCATTGTTCACTACAGCAAGAGTTGCATATATTGGCTCAAACGGTCAGTTAACAAAAGAATTTTACAGAAATGCTTTTAAAAGTTTTGATACAGGTGAAAGATACAGATTAGGTGATATAATCAGGATTACAAAAACAAATGTAAATTCTGATAATAATTTAATCTTCTTTTTGATGGGAGACCCTGCATTAAAGCTTGGCTATGCGGCTGATAATAACGTTGTTACGACATTAATAAATGATCATTCAATTTCAGAAATTGATACATTAAAAGCTTTAAGTGAAGCCTCTTTTTCCGGTGAGGTTCAGGATAAATACGGAAATAAATTAACCAATTTTAACGGATTTGTATATCCAACGGTATTTGATAAAGAAAGGCTTGTTACTACTCAAAATAATGACGGAGAGGGTGCATTTACTTATTTAACAAGAAATAATACTGTATATAAAGGAAAAGCAAGTGTTACAAACGGAAATTTCAGGTTCAATTTTATTGTTCCGAGAGATATTGCTTTAAATGTTGATTCCGGAAAAGTAAGTTATTATGCTGATAACGGTGTTATTGATGCAAAAGGATATTCGTTTGATTTCCTTGTGGGAGATATTGCAGATGATTATCCGGAGGATAATACCGGACCGGAAATTAATTTATATATGAATGATGAAAATTTTGTTTCAGGCGGAATGACTGATAAAAACCCGAGAATATTTGCTAAACTTTATGATGAACACGGCATTAATACCGCATCAGGCGGTATAGGACATGATATTACAGGTATTATTGATGATGATGTTCAAAATATCATTGTAATGAATGATGATTACAGAGCAGATGAAGATACATATAAAAGCGGCAAACTTGAACATTTTTTGTTTAATTTGGACCCCGGAGAGCATAAACTTAAATTTAAGGCATTTGATGTTTATAATAATTCTTCCGAAGAGTATCTTGAATTTGTAGTTATTGAATCTGAAAATTTATCAATTGACAGATTGCTTAATTACCCGAATCCGTTCACAACTCATACTGATTTTTATTTTGAACATAATCAAGCAGGAACTGAAATAGATGTTTTAATTCAGATTTTTACAATTTCGGGAAAATTGGTAAAAACAATTGAATCTACGGTTTTAGCAGGCGGATACAGAGCCGGCCCATATGCTTGGAACGGAACGGATGATTTCGGTAACAGAATAGGAAGAGGTGTTTATGTTTACAGAGTAAAACTTAGATCATCAACTGGTGAAATTGCTGAAAAATTTGAAAAGCTTCTGATTTTAAAATAGGATTTCAGTATTAATAGTTCAATGCTTTTCTGTAATTGTATGAAAATAAGCTGTTTCAGTAGCCCCGACTTTTAAGTCGGGGTTTGATTAAGCTCCACAATAACAGGACTTTAGTCCTTTTAAAATTATGACATTTTGAAAATTTAACGAACATTTAATTATGTCATCGAAAGATAATTTTAACCTCCGGTTAATTGAATTGTTTCAGATTAATAAATTAAATCCTGATGAAAAGAAACGATTTCATTTTGTTACTTTTGAAAAATACGGGTTCAAAACAAATGATACTGCATTTACAGTCTATGAAGATTGGTGGATTCAAAATCCGGAAATCGTTAAAAGTAAAATTACATCAATTTTAAAATTGAGTAACAGAATTTATGCTCGACAATGTTCTGTCAAAAAAATTAATAAACCCGAAGCAGATATTTTTCTTAATCAAAATCATTTATACGGTTCAACAAATTCAAAGGTTAAATTCGGTTTATTTTATGAAGGAATTTTATACGGTATAGCTACATTTGCAGGGCAAAGACAATTCAGAAAAGGCAGGTCTGTTGAATTGTTAAGATTTTGTACTAAAAACGGATATGCAATAATCGGCGGTTTAGATAAATTGCTGCAAGCATACATTAAAGATTATCAGCCGGATACGATAATGACTTATATTGATTTAGATTGGGGCAAAGGAGATGCTTTCATAAAACTTGGCTTTAAACCAAAAGAAACCAAAGCTTCAATGATATTCTATGCAAATAAACAATCAGGAATTAGAATTCCCGAAAAGTATTTTAATGATTTTGAAAATATTAATGATTATGTTACAGTTAAAAACAAAGGCAGTATTAAAATGATTAAAATAATTAAGTTTTAATAAGTTGCTCTTTCGGATTTTAAATCCGAGAGAAGACTGCATCGGGATTTCAAATCCCGATAAGCAAAGAAATTGTCCGGTATATAAATATTATTTTTACTTATTTTCAGAAAGAAGTAAATTTACTTCTTTTATTAAACTACTGTAAAAGTAGTCCGTTTCATGATAATAATCTTTATTATGTACATATCTGACAGTTAAATTTTTATTTATGATAACAGCTCCCGGTGTTGTTTCTGTATCTAATTCTTTAAAAAAGTTATTATCACCGTCAAATAAAATATTATAATTATAAGCAGTATCTCTTATAATTCCTTTGTAATTATGCACAAAAACAGATTCTTCAACAATTT encodes the following:
- a CDS encoding type IX secretion system membrane protein PorP/SprF — protein: MFFLNNHNAISQDFSFSDPYSEKILLNPSYSGLSKCPEIDLNYKMNLFNNLFSFSYNQNLSGHNSGFAFLLYNNRQGKGSINNLSVSGIYSYKININERKLINTAIQASYFQQNINTDKLIFNDQIDPISGLINQVSSESGFRDVKTYDFSVGTSFLSNKYRTGLSVQHIDKLFLKDKNNLLNPAINFNFGKIFSIKKEQYKSYIFVIPEVIYNFQNNFHQIIYAVHIINNIFSTRFYLKHNIKFNTLGSIISLGLNYRNVRISYIYEINFTRFITIPISFNQISLKYKFKCSEKRKFKNTIYCSDF
- the porU gene encoding type IX secretion system sortase PorU, encoding MIKISAKVLLISCFLFFYKVEKISSQTFSKKINWQNKRFVSDSITGYYVLDFEKAAMFSDNKLPYFAENINIRKFYDQNFDYKVKLENPEYIVFKNDELSGVLGLENIKESIIIESEVHLARGVPYLQYKLIPAKRNKTTGKIEKLTGFKIKIIKTPRKKSGKQKLYAENSVLQSGTWVKIRISKTGLYKLTFEELQNMGVANPENVRVFGNDAGWLPMIAGEERPDDLIENDILFSSNSIIFFAYGPDKYNYNENKGIFEPRHHYYSKYAYYFLTSEYNSGYDNSVKTINSTTQAETHSVNTYDAFAVHDNDVLNIAQTGRIWYGESFDINNNQNFDFSFPNLINSNTAHININVASTSLSSYFTVSVNGESQNITFSGNYDNHITAFRSSKSFDFNTGTSDNISVNLNFNSSSPAVRSWLDNIYINAKCNLRFTSGQMLFRNAETLGETNITKYTLSNAGSSVIIWDITDPVKPKRVNSNITGTNQTFIFSSSELKEFTAFDNTSFLKPDLENVEQVSNQNLHATPGSTDMIIVTNPDFTAQANELKNLHETMDNMNIKVVTQQQVYNEFSCGADDFSAIRDYARMVYHKASSQDTLRYLLLFGDGSYDNRTGIGENGNYMITYQRKYSEGLTVKGVSDDFFGMLDDDEGDFEDSLDGMLDIGVGRIPVSTVQQASEHIAKIKNYMSPSTYGDWRNQLCFIADDLGENDSVHMTQTEDIIDTISKYYPGLCFNIEKIYLDAYTQYTESGGERYPDANNAINNRVQKGALLLNYIGHGGEHGLAHERVVSISEIESWKNFDKLPIFVTATCEFTRFDDYEFTSAGERVFLNPDGGAIALFTTARVAYIGSNGQLTKEFYRNAFKSFDTGERYRLGDIIRITKTNVNSDNNLIFFLMGDPALKLGYAADNNVVTTLINDHSISEIDTLKALSEASFSGEVQDKYGNKLTNFNGFVYPTVFDKERLVTTQNNDGEGAFTYLTRNNTVYKGKASVTNGNFRFNFIVPRDIALNVDSGKVSYYADNGVIDAKGYSFDFLVGDIADDYPEDNTGPEINLYMNDENFVSGGMTDKNPRIFAKLYDEHGINTASGGIGHDITGIIDDDVQNIIVMNDDYRADEDTYKSGKLEHFLFNLDPGEHKLKFKAFDVYNNSSEEYLEFVVIESENLSIDRLLNYPNPFTTHTDFYFEHNQAGTEIDVLIQIFTISGKLVKTIESTVLAGGYRAGPYAWNGTDDFGNRIGRGVYVYRVKLRSSTGEIAEKFEKLLILK